A genomic region of Candidatus Dadabacteria bacterium contains the following coding sequences:
- a CDS encoding N-acetylmuramoyl-L-alanine amidase, with product MRSRIKLFPFLIASICLLTLSFATAKEKNRALFEENFKLYRQIESNSEKSKRSETWDLVGSTFYRLYSQDPEWKNAPLCLFAAARVYDRKSLRFKTPEDSEKALQYLREFVKRYPKDSLADDSWLRMGRILERRGEKKEAATAYQRIVYGMEEADTYEIAKKRLATLTGAKTSKKAEPAAKKAPPKKYPKGYAVVKKIRHWSTDDYTRVVIEADREIKYTSKMLRADPDLKTPPRLYVDLEKTVISDSVNIEPITKGLLEKISFASNRPGVSRVVLYIKDLEGHKVFSLRKSEQNPSFRLVMDIKGAGAQPEKIFAEGAPSHDKQGPSLKSKVPEGEIASLKQALGLKVRTIVIDPGHGGHDPGAVGPSGLREKDVNLRIAKRLRERLIEEGKSFGIENVYLTRSTDRFIPLEERTAIAKKRKADIFISIHCNGARRKKAHGIETYILGFTDDQTSLQLAARENATTTKGLNDLGSTLKQYILSAKKEESQQVAGYVQKSIIQNVSVKYKYINNKGVKKAPFVVLIGADVPSLLIETSFITNPREEKRLKSEAYINRIVDGIVLGIKKYSMQTQKVS from the coding sequence GTGAGAAGCCGCATAAAACTTTTTCCCTTTCTCATAGCTTCTATCTGCCTGCTTACCCTTTCTTTCGCCACGGCGAAGGAGAAAAACAGGGCCCTCTTCGAAGAGAATTTCAAGCTTTACCGCCAGATCGAGTCAAATTCCGAAAAATCCAAGAGAAGCGAAACATGGGATCTCGTGGGAAGCACTTTCTACAGGCTGTATTCGCAGGATCCCGAGTGGAAAAACGCCCCGCTCTGTCTCTTCGCCGCCGCCAGGGTCTACGACAGAAAGTCCCTCAGGTTCAAAACGCCCGAGGACTCCGAGAAAGCGCTTCAGTACTTGCGGGAGTTCGTGAAAAGATATCCGAAAGACAGCCTGGCCGACGACTCGTGGCTTCGGATGGGAAGGATCCTTGAGCGCAGGGGGGAGAAAAAGGAAGCCGCAACGGCGTACCAGAGGATCGTCTACGGAATGGAGGAAGCAGACACCTACGAGATAGCGAAGAAGAGGCTGGCGACACTCACGGGAGCAAAAACTTCAAAGAAAGCAGAGCCCGCGGCAAAAAAGGCGCCGCCCAAAAAATACCCCAAGGGATACGCCGTCGTAAAGAAAATAAGGCACTGGTCAACGGACGACTATACGCGGGTCGTAATAGAGGCCGACAGAGAGATCAAGTACACATCCAAAATGCTGCGTGCCGACCCCGATCTCAAAACCCCTCCCCGCCTTTACGTTGACCTTGAAAAAACCGTCATCTCGGATTCGGTCAACATCGAGCCCATCACGAAAGGACTTCTTGAGAAGATAAGTTTCGCGAGCAACCGCCCGGGAGTCTCGCGCGTCGTGCTCTACATAAAGGATCTTGAAGGCCACAAGGTCTTTTCCCTGAGAAAGTCGGAACAGAACCCTTCTTTCCGGCTCGTGATGGACATAAAGGGAGCGGGAGCGCAGCCTGAGAAAATATTCGCGGAGGGTGCTCCTTCACACGACAAGCAGGGACCCTCTCTTAAATCCAAGGTTCCCGAAGGAGAGATAGCAAGCCTCAAGCAGGCCCTCGGACTCAAGGTAAGGACCATAGTGATCGACCCGGGCCACGGAGGACATGATCCGGGCGCCGTAGGTCCAAGCGGCCTCAGGGAAAAGGACGTAAACCTCAGGATAGCCAAGAGACTTAGGGAGAGGCTTATAGAAGAGGGAAAGAGCTTCGGCATAGAAAACGTCTACCTTACAAGAAGCACCGACAGGTTCATTCCTCTTGAGGAGCGCACGGCAATAGCGAAAAAAAGAAAGGCAGACATTTTCATATCCATACACTGCAACGGGGCAAGAAGGAAAAAGGCGCACGGAATAGAGACCTACATACTGGGCTTTACAGACGACCAGACCTCACTCCAGCTCGCGGCCAGGGAGAACGCCACCACGACCAAGGGACTGAATGATCTTGGAAGCACGCTCAAGCAATATATACTCAGCGCCAAGAAAGAAGAGTCCCAGCAGGTCGCCGGTTACGTGCAGAAATCCATAATTCAGAACGTTTCCGTGAAATACAAGTACATAAACAACAAGGGAGTGAAAAAGGCGCCTTTTGTCGTGCTGATCGGAGCGGATGTACCGAGCCTGCTGATTGAGACCTCTTTCATAACAAATCCCAGAGAGGAAAAAAGACTGAAGAGCGAAGCCTACATAAATAGAATAGTGGACGGAATAGTCCTGGGAATAAAGAAGTACTCAATGCAGACCCAGAAAGTCTCCTGA